One Rhodococcus sp. P1Y DNA window includes the following coding sequences:
- a CDS encoding PEP/pyruvate-binding domain-containing protein, whose translation MLTKLSEATWPTSGGKASVLGVLLREGMPVPDGFVVSDGDQSVSSVAAHSFRDVVALELQELGNPIVAVRSSAAGEDSADASAAGQYESIIGVHSVDDVCQAIATCRKSALAARVGDYWRRTGGPSRHALGPSPHTPGMAVLVQPVIEADASGVMFTPQRGGPTRIEASWGLGLAVVGGTVTPDTYEVTSNGTIRCVVGSKQTRIDLDHERGGVATSLVAPDKRTARALDDATITALVDLGGRIATMLDGPQDIEWSVEDGGVWILQARPITAALPASRVHGSADHAEDLNGTPGSHGQVTAVARIVRSPSDFSSVHRGDIVVCPYTDPAWTPLFTIAAGVVTETGGALSHAAIVAREYGIPAVLGVDSATTRIEDGARITLNGTAGTITVL comes from the coding sequence ATGTTGACGAAGCTCTCCGAAGCGACTTGGCCGACCTCGGGTGGCAAAGCGTCAGTGCTCGGTGTGTTGCTGCGCGAAGGCATGCCAGTGCCCGACGGGTTCGTCGTGTCAGACGGCGATCAGTCGGTGAGCTCTGTGGCCGCGCACTCCTTTCGTGACGTCGTTGCTCTCGAGCTCCAAGAATTGGGTAATCCAATTGTGGCCGTGCGCTCCTCGGCGGCCGGCGAGGACAGTGCGGATGCTTCGGCAGCGGGTCAGTACGAGAGCATCATCGGCGTTCACAGCGTCGATGACGTATGCCAGGCCATCGCGACATGTCGGAAATCGGCCCTCGCAGCACGAGTGGGTGACTACTGGAGACGAACCGGTGGCCCGTCGCGCCACGCGCTCGGCCCGTCGCCCCACACGCCTGGCATGGCGGTGCTCGTGCAACCGGTGATCGAGGCGGATGCGTCGGGAGTCATGTTCACGCCGCAGCGTGGGGGACCGACTCGGATCGAAGCATCCTGGGGCTTGGGTCTGGCCGTCGTGGGCGGAACGGTTACGCCGGACACCTACGAGGTCACCTCGAACGGAACTATCCGCTGTGTAGTGGGAAGCAAACAGACCCGGATCGACCTGGATCACGAGCGCGGCGGTGTCGCCACGAGCCTGGTCGCGCCTGACAAGCGCACCGCACGTGCCCTGGACGACGCCACGATCACAGCCTTGGTCGACCTGGGAGGTCGTATTGCCACGATGCTCGACGGGCCCCAAGATATCGAGTGGTCCGTCGAAGACGGCGGTGTATGGATTCTGCAGGCACGCCCGATCACAGCAGCGCTTCCCGCCAGCAGAGTTCACGGTTCCGCCGACCATGCGGAGGATTTGAACGGCACTCCAGGTTCGCACGGACAGGTCACGGCGGTAGCGCGGATTGTGCGCAGCCCCTCGGACTTCTCCTCCGTCCACCGAGGCGACATCGTGGTCTGCCCCTACACCGACCCGGCCTGGACGCCCCTGTTCACCATTGCGGCCGGGGTTGTCACCGAGACCGGCGGCGCACTCTCGCACGCGGCGATCGTCGCCCGTGAGTACGGCATCCCCGCCGTGCTCGGCGTCGACAGCGCCACTACTCGGATCGAAGACGGCGCACGGATCACGTTGAACGGCACAGCCGGAACGATCACCGTCCTTTGA
- a CDS encoding histidine phosphatase family protein has product MATRYLYIARHGDADAFGNLTDIGREQARSLGKRLAHLPIDAVWHSPLSRAADSARELNIFLSGSAPVGDAAELIDHVPYVPSVEETPPSWVPFFDGYDAKEAAAGHEIANSLTARFAVPPDGDDNVHEVLITHAYPIAWLIRHALGSPAVRWLGLDSANAALTVIENRPELPPSVVMFNDMSHLRPDLRWTGFPKALRA; this is encoded by the coding sequence ATGGCTACGAGGTATCTCTACATCGCACGCCACGGCGACGCCGACGCGTTCGGCAACCTCACCGACATCGGACGTGAGCAGGCCCGTTCGCTCGGCAAGCGCTTGGCGCATCTGCCCATCGACGCCGTATGGCATTCGCCGCTTTCGCGGGCAGCCGACAGCGCCCGAGAGCTGAACATCTTCCTCAGCGGCAGCGCCCCTGTCGGCGACGCGGCCGAGCTGATCGATCACGTGCCCTACGTACCGTCAGTGGAGGAGACTCCGCCGTCGTGGGTGCCGTTCTTCGACGGCTACGACGCCAAGGAAGCAGCAGCAGGGCACGAGATCGCGAACAGTCTCACTGCGAGATTCGCTGTACCGCCGGATGGTGACGACAATGTTCACGAAGTTCTCATCACCCACGCATACCCGATCGCGTGGCTCATCCGTCACGCACTGGGCAGCCCGGCGGTGCGATGGCTCGGACTCGACAGCGCGAACGCGGCGCTGACCGTGATCGAGAACCGACCCGAGCTGCCGCCGAGCGTCGTCATGTTCAACGACATGAGCCACCTCCGCCCAGATCTGCGATGGACGGGATTCCCCAAGGCGCTGCGCGCCTGA
- the arr gene encoding NAD(+)--rifampin ADP-ribosyltransferase — protein MADTPPQFQVHESGAYFHGTKADLRVGDFLTPGYRSNYRSELISNNVYMTKVLDNAVLAAEMATGTGRPRVYVVEPDGDVEDDPNVTDKKFPGNPTQSFRSPHPVKVAGEIHDWVGHSPEYLREFRAGLEELRRTGADVIYD, from the coding sequence ATGGCAGACACACCCCCGCAGTTCCAGGTGCATGAGTCGGGTGCGTATTTCCACGGCACCAAAGCCGACTTGCGGGTTGGGGACTTCCTCACCCCGGGGTATCGCTCCAACTACCGTTCCGAGCTCATCTCGAACAACGTCTACATGACGAAAGTGTTGGACAACGCGGTTCTTGCAGCCGAGATGGCAACCGGGACGGGACGTCCTCGCGTGTACGTCGTCGAACCTGACGGCGACGTCGAAGACGACCCAAATGTCACCGACAAGAAGTTTCCCGGCAACCCGACTCAGTCGTTTCGAAGCCCTCACCCAGTGAAAGTCGCTGGGGAGATCCATGATTGGGTCGGGCACTCCCCCGAGTATCTCCGCGAGTTCCGGGCAGGCCTGGAAGAGCTGCGGCGAACGGGAGCCGACGTCATCTACGACTAG
- a CDS encoding ABC transporter permease, whose amino-acid sequence MVRSAWWVLAVAAVALTAWNATSLTMFDMSMSCSKIGEGSSYQCSDRAIDVLGVWPLVGVGLTLASPPVVAAIALRKWVSWLAVAVLVSLFVAGVLRITADSYTSLFIFALPMAVLGSIIAAFQRTVPRPTVGPAALA is encoded by the coding sequence ATGGTGCGATCAGCATGGTGGGTATTGGCCGTTGCCGCGGTGGCCCTCACCGCGTGGAACGCGACGTCGTTGACCATGTTCGACATGTCGATGTCATGCTCGAAAATCGGCGAGGGCAGCTCCTACCAGTGCAGTGACCGAGCCATCGACGTACTGGGAGTGTGGCCACTTGTCGGCGTAGGTCTAACGCTCGCGTCGCCACCGGTGGTGGCGGCGATCGCACTGCGCAAGTGGGTTTCCTGGTTGGCCGTCGCCGTTCTCGTGAGCTTGTTTGTCGCCGGTGTACTGCGTATCACCGCCGACTCGTACACGAGTCTCTTTATCTTCGCTCTTCCTATGGCCGTCCTCGGATCGATCATCGCGGCCTTTCAGCGAACTGTTCCACGACCCACAGTTGGTCCGGCCGCGCTAGCCTGA
- a CDS encoding lipocalin-like domain-containing protein: MALSQKDLIGAWTFESAVEVFDDGERRPEFGPHAAGYLSYSPNGIVLAVLGNMERPRSGATDPQRASDAQLVHMAQGFIAYAGPFTVDSDSGTVTHHIEVALFTDWQGAPQERSVRIEGDRLSIIGSPRTAPDERRFHVELEWQRCSRKQ; encoded by the coding sequence ATGGCGCTCTCCCAGAAAGATCTGATCGGCGCGTGGACCTTCGAAAGTGCCGTCGAAGTGTTCGACGACGGTGAACGTCGACCCGAGTTCGGACCGCATGCTGCCGGTTACCTCTCGTACAGCCCGAATGGGATCGTCTTGGCTGTCCTGGGAAACATGGAGCGACCACGGAGCGGCGCAACCGATCCGCAGCGAGCATCCGACGCGCAACTCGTCCACATGGCCCAGGGGTTTATCGCGTACGCCGGTCCATTCACTGTGGACTCGGACAGCGGCACCGTTACGCACCACATCGAGGTCGCACTGTTCACCGATTGGCAGGGCGCGCCGCAAGAGCGCTCGGTCCGAATCGAGGGTGACCGGTTGAGCATCATCGGTTCACCGCGAACCGCGCCGGACGAACGCCGCTTCCATGTCGAACTGGAGTGGCAGCGTTGTTCGCGGAAACAGTGA
- a CDS encoding APC family permease produces MVPRTQNSASTTEGQTELAQGSLNVAHIVFMVMATVAPAGGAVAILPLAIGLGVGVGTPGMYVFVLVIMLLFAVGFTRMVPYVQNAGAFFAYIVRGLGRPVGLAGAYIATSAYIALACATSGAMGFFAAGSANKIFGIDLPWWVYTLVGLVIVFLLGYRKITLAAGVLGVALVVELVVILVLDVAIIAQNGFGSLPLESFSPSQVFVPGAIGVAMIFAFSCYQGFEGTAIYAEEARDPKRTVPRATYISMGCIGFFFVLTSWAFLASSSGATAAAAASPGTFVYDLSDEFVGSAWTTTLEALIVTSCFAGVLAFHNAASRYLFALGRDGFLPRPMRTLHPRHQSPVVAGSTSYVIETVVVIAFAVAGLNPLTTLTSALTGFGAVGLMVLITTTSLAVLVFFARQRQFGWGKTVAPALALIGFGAITYFALSNFPAITGTDSVIINGLPLLHLATIVVAIGVALYARKNRQETYANMGRTLVD; encoded by the coding sequence ATGGTGCCACGTACGCAGAACAGTGCATCCACGACTGAGGGGCAGACCGAGCTCGCGCAGGGGAGCCTGAATGTCGCGCACATCGTGTTCATGGTGATGGCCACGGTTGCGCCCGCCGGAGGCGCGGTCGCGATTCTGCCCCTTGCGATCGGATTGGGGGTAGGTGTCGGTACACCAGGAATGTACGTTTTCGTGCTGGTGATCATGCTCCTGTTCGCCGTCGGCTTCACGCGGATGGTTCCCTATGTGCAGAACGCCGGAGCCTTCTTCGCCTACATCGTGCGAGGTCTGGGACGGCCTGTCGGCTTGGCCGGTGCCTACATTGCTACAAGTGCCTATATCGCACTGGCATGCGCCACCAGTGGCGCGATGGGTTTCTTCGCGGCCGGTAGTGCCAACAAGATTTTCGGTATCGATCTTCCGTGGTGGGTGTACACCCTGGTGGGTCTTGTCATCGTGTTCCTGCTCGGCTATCGCAAGATCACGCTTGCCGCAGGCGTACTCGGAGTTGCCCTCGTCGTCGAGCTGGTGGTCATTCTGGTGCTCGACGTCGCGATTATCGCGCAAAACGGATTCGGCAGCCTTCCATTGGAATCGTTCAGCCCCAGTCAGGTTTTCGTTCCCGGAGCCATCGGCGTCGCGATGATCTTCGCCTTCTCGTGCTACCAGGGTTTCGAAGGAACAGCGATCTACGCGGAGGAGGCACGCGATCCGAAACGCACCGTTCCTCGTGCGACGTACATTTCGATGGGGTGCATTGGCTTCTTCTTCGTCCTGACGTCCTGGGCCTTCCTGGCCAGTTCGAGTGGCGCCACCGCCGCGGCCGCCGCGAGCCCGGGCACATTCGTCTACGACCTCAGTGACGAGTTCGTCGGTTCCGCGTGGACGACAACACTCGAGGCGTTGATCGTGACGAGTTGCTTCGCCGGAGTGCTTGCCTTCCACAACGCAGCGTCACGGTACCTGTTCGCACTGGGCCGGGATGGTTTCTTGCCGCGGCCCATGCGCACCCTGCATCCGCGCCATCAGTCGCCGGTGGTTGCCGGTTCGACGAGTTATGTGATCGAGACGGTGGTCGTCATAGCCTTCGCAGTCGCCGGGCTCAACCCTTTGACGACTCTCACGTCCGCGCTGACCGGTTTCGGAGCGGTCGGTCTGATGGTCCTGATCACCACGACATCTCTGGCAGTGTTGGTGTTCTTCGCTCGGCAACGTCAATTCGGTTGGGGTAAAACGGTTGCGCCGGCCCTGGCGCTGATCGGTTTCGGAGCAATCACGTATTTCGCGCTCTCCAATTTTCCGGCCATCACCGGGACCGATTCGGTGATCATCAATGGTCTGCCGTTGCTGCATCTCGCGACGATAGTGGTGGCAATCGGGGTTGCGCTGTATGCACGCAAGAACCGGCAGGAAACCTACGCGAATATGGGACGAACCCTTGTCGACTGA
- a CDS encoding alpha/beta fold hydrolase — MLDDTAPRVRFGYVDTPLGQLHYAEAGVEGIPLICLHQTPRSCDEFAELMPLVGPFRRIIAMDMYGFGQSAKPVGPQTIEQYASGVLHLADALGLEHFSVMGHHTGAVVAVEVASAAPGRVKSVILSSPSYTGSEYRAGHADGPGVDVAEIDLHGGHLTTWWGQREPYYPPNRPDLLDRFVRDALAPGVDPAEGHIACSRYVMEDRIGQVTAPVLILGGDADPFSFPDVDVVRDSLVRAATVDIVVVEGGTIPMLEQLPTPVAAAVIGFLDTHTPEGR; from the coding sequence GTGCTCGACGACACCGCACCACGCGTGCGCTTCGGCTACGTCGATACCCCGCTCGGACAACTGCACTACGCAGAAGCGGGAGTCGAGGGTATCCCGCTGATCTGCCTGCACCAGACCCCGCGCTCGTGCGACGAATTCGCTGAGTTGATGCCCCTCGTCGGGCCGTTCCGTCGCATCATCGCCATGGACATGTACGGGTTCGGCCAATCAGCCAAGCCCGTCGGGCCGCAGACGATCGAGCAGTACGCGTCAGGCGTGCTGCACCTGGCCGACGCGTTGGGTCTCGAACACTTCTCGGTGATGGGTCACCACACCGGGGCCGTGGTCGCGGTAGAGGTTGCCAGTGCCGCACCGGGTCGGGTGAAGTCGGTGATCCTGTCGTCTCCGTCGTACACCGGGTCCGAATATCGTGCCGGCCACGCTGACGGCCCAGGGGTTGATGTCGCGGAAATCGACCTGCACGGTGGCCACCTCACGACGTGGTGGGGACAGCGCGAACCGTACTATCCGCCGAATCGTCCGGACCTACTCGATCGTTTCGTACGCGATGCGCTTGCGCCAGGAGTGGATCCGGCTGAGGGGCATATCGCCTGTTCGCGGTACGTCATGGAAGATCGCATCGGTCAGGTGACGGCTCCGGTTCTGATCCTCGGTGGAGACGCAGACCCGTTCTCCTTCCCCGATGTCGATGTCGTGCGAGACAGCCTCGTGCGTGCAGCGACGGTCGACATCGTGGTCGTCGAGGGAGGCACCATTCCCATGTTGGAGCAACTCCCGACACCTGTTGCCGCCGCTGTAATCGGCTTTCTCGATACGCACACGCCCGAGGGTCGCTGA
- a CDS encoding GMC family oxidoreductase N-terminal domain-containing protein, whose translation MPVDSAQPSWNRRILAALCDTLVPRISPPDSASIDEQVFWSTSASDLAVDQILDSVLPLWAPHVKILVARALDGLSESFADNPPDRRAEQWLTVLADPSTRPGALILQSTVLAMFYTAPDEASQNLTWPALGFPGPLLEPPTAVQFPKTLKLAELSEHGSTTMQVDAVVVGSGAGGGVAAARLAAAGMKVLVLEKGAYRNEPDLPQLEALSFPNLYLGGGFVWSTDASVGLLAGSTVGGGTTVNSMACLETPEYVLAEWAEEGMEGASSNEFGPHIETVMQRINAVPSNTVHNSVNRILNRGLDAAGLNRNTLARNAKDDDDRFCGECNAGCLVGCKQSTMKTFLQDASDSGAELLPNCDVREIVHADGRAVGVRAVVSTADGDRDVVVEAPIVVVAAGALASPVLLLRSGLGGPSVGRNLHVHPSYFVSGVYDEVVKGWAGQILTSVSHDFEHVEGKHGFVVEAAPMGLGFWTGLTPWHSGEQHKREQLRLEHVSGVWGFVRDHGSGRVECDADGMPVVTWGLDDPVDLAVVRRSHQELARILRASGAKEIFTFLPSDPRWRQGDDFDAFLDTLGSLEAADILTLSAHQSGSCSTGSDPATSVVNGRGRLHDCSGVYVVDASALPTAPGVNPMVSIEAYASRTAHFIVQEWDAEIPQG comes from the coding sequence GTGCCTGTCGATTCCGCACAACCATCCTGGAACCGCCGTATCTTGGCCGCACTCTGCGACACCTTGGTTCCGCGAATCTCGCCGCCCGATTCGGCTTCGATCGACGAACAAGTGTTTTGGAGCACGAGTGCCTCCGATCTTGCCGTCGACCAGATTCTCGACTCCGTCCTTCCCCTCTGGGCCCCCCACGTGAAGATCCTCGTAGCACGGGCATTGGACGGTCTGTCGGAATCGTTCGCGGACAACCCCCCGGACCGCCGCGCCGAGCAATGGCTGACGGTGCTTGCCGACCCGTCGACTCGTCCTGGCGCTCTGATACTGCAGAGCACGGTGTTGGCAATGTTCTACACCGCGCCGGACGAGGCGTCGCAGAACCTGACGTGGCCGGCACTCGGCTTCCCCGGTCCGCTGCTCGAACCGCCGACTGCAGTGCAGTTTCCGAAGACTTTGAAACTGGCCGAGCTATCCGAACACGGGTCGACCACAATGCAGGTCGACGCGGTGGTCGTAGGTTCCGGTGCGGGCGGCGGCGTTGCTGCGGCACGTCTTGCGGCCGCGGGCATGAAGGTACTCGTCCTGGAGAAGGGGGCTTACCGGAACGAGCCCGATCTGCCGCAATTGGAGGCGTTGTCGTTTCCGAATCTGTATCTCGGCGGTGGCTTCGTCTGGTCCACCGATGCCAGCGTCGGCCTGTTGGCCGGCTCGACTGTCGGAGGCGGAACCACGGTCAACTCCATGGCATGTCTCGAGACACCCGAGTACGTACTGGCGGAATGGGCCGAGGAAGGCATGGAGGGCGCGTCCTCGAACGAGTTCGGCCCCCACATCGAAACGGTGATGCAGCGGATAAACGCTGTTCCCTCGAATACCGTTCACAACAGCGTCAACCGTATTCTCAATCGTGGCCTCGACGCTGCCGGTCTCAACCGAAACACCCTTGCACGCAACGCCAAAGATGATGACGACCGCTTCTGCGGCGAGTGCAATGCCGGTTGCCTCGTGGGATGCAAACAATCCACGATGAAAACCTTCCTTCAGGATGCCAGCGACTCGGGTGCCGAGTTGCTGCCCAACTGCGACGTACGCGAAATCGTTCACGCCGACGGTCGCGCCGTCGGCGTCCGTGCGGTTGTGAGTACTGCCGACGGAGACCGCGACGTAGTCGTCGAGGCACCGATCGTCGTCGTCGCCGCGGGCGCACTCGCCTCACCCGTCCTGCTGCTCCGTTCCGGGCTGGGCGGACCGAGCGTTGGTCGCAACCTGCACGTTCACCCCTCGTACTTCGTGAGCGGAGTGTACGACGAGGTCGTGAAGGGTTGGGCCGGACAGATTCTCACCAGTGTCAGTCATGACTTCGAGCACGTGGAAGGCAAACACGGATTCGTCGTGGAAGCCGCTCCCATGGGTCTCGGCTTCTGGACAGGTCTCACACCATGGCACTCCGGTGAGCAACACAAGAGAGAGCAGTTGCGCCTCGAGCACGTCTCCGGAGTCTGGGGCTTCGTTCGAGATCACGGTTCTGGACGCGTGGAGTGCGATGCAGACGGAATGCCTGTCGTCACGTGGGGTCTGGACGATCCAGTCGACTTGGCAGTCGTCCGTCGTTCGCATCAGGAACTCGCCCGCATTCTCCGGGCTTCAGGGGCAAAGGAGATCTTCACATTTCTACCGTCCGACCCTCGCTGGCGTCAGGGCGATGACTTCGATGCATTTCTCGATACGCTCGGCAGCCTGGAAGCCGCAGACATCCTGACGTTGTCAGCACACCAGAGCGGCTCCTGCTCGACCGGTTCCGACCCCGCGACGTCGGTGGTGAACGGCCGTGGTCGCCTCCACGATTGTTCTGGGGTATACGTCGTGGACGCGAGCGCACTACCCACTGCGCCTGGCGTGAACCCCATGGTGTCGATCGAAGCCTACGCAAGCCGAACCGCGCACTTCATCGTGCAAGAGTGGGATGCGGAGATTCCCCAGGGGTGA
- a CDS encoding primary-amine oxidase: MRHPLFDSLTSDEFRRVADVVRREAIAERPGFAAVYTDEPDKRLLREGHEIARRARVLLVDRASGATHDVVVDLDADAVVSSSVITDGAAPVLLEEFDLAPDLIKQDPRYVEALALRGITDMDKVQIDPWGVGNMAVPGVLDYPVDGRRLAGSVSYYRDFADDNGYAHPIEGVIAVVDLVTLKVVDVHDFGVRPMNVEQANYTADANQPMRSDVAPLVITQPEGVGFKIDGRELTWQKWRFRINWHPLEGLVLHAVEYLDGDNYRSVLHRASLGEMVVPYGDPSKEHFWRSAFDAGEFGLGKLANSLRLGCDCLGEIVYLDAENAGENGEPTTIENAICIHEEDAGILWKHTDWMTGKVDVRRSRRLVVSFIATVGNYHYGFYWNFYQDASIQMEVKLLGIVQTRSVEEGETSAHGTRIAKNLVSSYHQHLFSFRLDPEIDGWQNTVVQNDAYGVPVGPENPYGNAIGVNRTVIDRELTGDDHTNPQSSRSWSVMNTSKQNAWGNPVSYKFLPGWSSATMLAQAPSLIAKRAGFATRNMWVTPYSPAEMRPSGDFPNQSRSGDGLPRWTAENRATDNTDVVLWHTLGVTHIPRAEDWPVMPTEVVGFHLLPVNFFDENPALDVPASSTAHGEKTADDQPDGPSCH, encoded by the coding sequence GTGCGTCATCCCCTCTTCGATTCCCTGACATCCGACGAGTTTCGCCGCGTCGCAGATGTCGTTCGTCGTGAGGCCATCGCGGAAAGGCCGGGGTTCGCCGCGGTCTACACCGACGAGCCGGACAAGCGACTGCTCCGTGAAGGTCACGAGATCGCACGTCGCGCAAGGGTCTTGCTGGTCGATCGCGCGTCCGGTGCGACGCACGATGTCGTCGTCGATCTCGATGCCGACGCGGTTGTCTCGTCTTCGGTGATCACCGACGGTGCGGCACCCGTCCTGCTCGAGGAGTTCGACCTCGCTCCGGACCTGATCAAACAGGATCCACGTTACGTCGAGGCGCTGGCGCTGCGCGGCATCACCGACATGGACAAGGTTCAGATCGATCCGTGGGGTGTCGGCAACATGGCTGTCCCCGGTGTGCTCGATTACCCGGTCGACGGTCGACGCCTGGCAGGCTCGGTCTCGTACTACCGCGATTTCGCCGACGACAACGGGTACGCGCACCCCATCGAAGGTGTCATCGCTGTGGTCGACCTGGTGACGCTGAAGGTGGTCGACGTCCACGACTTCGGCGTGCGGCCGATGAACGTCGAGCAGGCCAACTACACGGCGGACGCGAACCAGCCGATGCGCTCGGACGTCGCCCCGCTCGTCATCACTCAGCCCGAGGGTGTCGGCTTCAAGATCGACGGCCGCGAACTCACTTGGCAAAAGTGGCGCTTCCGGATCAACTGGCATCCGCTCGAGGGGCTGGTCCTCCACGCGGTGGAATACCTCGATGGCGACAACTACCGCTCGGTCTTGCACCGCGCGTCTCTGGGAGAGATGGTCGTGCCCTACGGCGATCCCTCCAAGGAGCACTTCTGGCGCAGCGCATTCGATGCTGGCGAGTTCGGACTCGGAAAGCTTGCCAACTCGTTGCGACTCGGCTGTGACTGCCTCGGTGAAATCGTTTACCTGGACGCGGAGAACGCCGGCGAGAACGGTGAGCCGACCACTATCGAGAACGCGATCTGCATCCACGAAGAGGACGCGGGCATTCTGTGGAAGCACACCGACTGGATGACCGGCAAGGTCGACGTACGTCGCTCACGCCGCCTGGTCGTCAGCTTCATCGCAACAGTCGGTAACTACCACTACGGCTTTTACTGGAACTTCTACCAGGACGCGTCCATTCAAATGGAGGTCAAGCTGCTCGGTATCGTGCAGACCCGCTCCGTCGAAGAGGGCGAGACTTCTGCGCACGGCACCCGCATCGCCAAGAACCTCGTGTCCAGCTACCACCAGCATCTGTTCTCGTTCCGGCTCGATCCCGAAATCGACGGGTGGCAGAACACTGTCGTTCAGAACGATGCCTACGGCGTGCCGGTCGGCCCGGAGAATCCCTACGGCAACGCAATCGGTGTCAACCGAACGGTTATCGACCGTGAATTGACCGGAGACGACCACACCAACCCGCAGTCGTCTCGCAGCTGGTCGGTCATGAACACCTCCAAGCAGAACGCGTGGGGCAATCCGGTCAGTTACAAGTTCCTGCCCGGTTGGTCGTCGGCGACCATGCTGGCGCAGGCTCCGTCACTGATTGCCAAGCGAGCCGGCTTCGCCACCCGCAACATGTGGGTGACGCCGTACTCGCCCGCAGAAATGCGCCCCTCGGGTGACTTCCCGAACCAGAGCCGGTCCGGTGACGGTCTTCCCCGTTGGACTGCGGAAAACCGCGCGACCGACAACACGGACGTGGTGCTGTGGCACACCTTGGGAGTGACACACATCCCGCGCGCCGAGGACTGGCCGGTCATGCCGACCGAGGTCGTGGGATTTCATCTGCTGCCGGTCAACTTCTTCGACGAGAACCCGGCATTGGACGTGCCGGCCTCGTCGACTGCACACGGCGAGAAAACTGCGGACGACCAGCCGGACGGCCCGTCATGTCACTGA